One window from the genome of Desulfobotulus pelophilus encodes:
- a CDS encoding ribonuclease J: protein MLKIVPLGGLGEIGLNMMVFEYEDDVFVVDAGLMFPEDYMLGVDIVIPDMEYLKGLSHKIKAVIITHSHEDHIGALPYLLREISVPVYGTPFTIGMIEHKLSDFDYPIDADLKRVHPGDVLDIGVFSLRFIRVSHSTVDGVGLAISTPVGLVVHTGDFRINHNSIDGMITDVNAFARCGEEGVLALLSDSTNVEKSGYTISDETVGRTLEQLIHDAPGRVIVALFASNVARIQQIVDIARKREARVVINGRSMELSVRVARELGYLSIPEGMEMDLGEMGQNSDGKVIMITTGSQGEPMSALSRMAEGSHKQIRIRKGDTVILSSKSIPGNEKAITAIINSLYRRGANVIYNKMAEVHVSGHAFQEELKLMMSLTKPKYFIPIHGEYRHLVHHARLAVETGIPSERVLLAENGQTILFDGRGGRMGNVVHTGRVLIDGKGIGDVGRSVLRERRILSEDGIAVITMVIDQETGVVLYGPELVSRGFVFWTETGHVLDDAQCVILEIVEDVGPEVANRVEIIKARLQKALRQYFYFTIRRRPIILAHIFEV from the coding sequence ATGCTGAAAATAGTGCCTCTTGGCGGACTCGGAGAAATTGGTCTGAACATGATGGTCTTTGAATATGAAGACGATGTGTTTGTGGTGGATGCGGGCCTTATGTTTCCGGAAGACTACATGCTGGGTGTTGACATTGTCATCCCTGATATGGAGTATCTCAAGGGGCTTTCCCATAAGATTAAAGCAGTTATCATTACCCACTCCCATGAGGATCATATAGGAGCCCTGCCCTATCTGCTCAGAGAAATCAGTGTTCCCGTCTATGGGACGCCTTTCACCATCGGCATGATCGAACACAAGCTTTCGGATTTTGATTATCCCATTGATGCGGACTTGAAAAGAGTCCATCCGGGAGACGTGCTGGATATCGGAGTTTTTTCCCTTCGTTTTATCCGGGTCAGCCATAGTACGGTGGATGGGGTGGGGCTGGCGATCAGCACGCCTGTCGGCCTTGTTGTACATACGGGGGACTTCAGGATCAACCATAACTCCATCGATGGTATGATCACTGATGTGAATGCCTTTGCCCGTTGCGGTGAAGAAGGGGTTCTGGCTCTTTTGTCCGATTCCACCAATGTGGAAAAAAGCGGTTACACCATTTCCGATGAAACCGTGGGCCGGACTCTGGAACAGCTGATTCATGATGCACCGGGCAGGGTGATTGTGGCGCTTTTTGCTTCCAATGTAGCCAGAATTCAGCAGATCGTAGATATTGCAAGGAAAAGGGAAGCCCGTGTAGTAATCAACGGGCGCAGCATGGAGCTCAGTGTTCGGGTAGCCCGGGAACTTGGCTACCTGTCCATCCCCGAGGGTATGGAAATGGATCTCGGGGAAATGGGCCAGAACAGTGATGGTAAGGTGATTATGATTACCACGGGTAGCCAGGGTGAACCCATGAGTGCACTGTCGCGTATGGCGGAGGGTTCACATAAGCAGATCCGAATCCGTAAAGGAGATACGGTTATTCTCTCCTCCAAATCCATACCCGGTAATGAAAAAGCCATAACAGCTATCATCAACAGCCTTTACCGTCGCGGTGCGAATGTCATTTACAATAAGATGGCGGAAGTTCATGTTTCTGGTCATGCTTTTCAGGAAGAGCTGAAGCTCATGATGAGTCTGACTAAGCCGAAGTATTTCATTCCCATTCACGGAGAATACCGCCATCTTGTGCACCATGCGAGGTTGGCCGTGGAAACAGGAATCCCATCGGAAAGGGTTCTGCTTGCGGAAAACGGACAGACCATCCTCTTTGACGGGCGGGGTGGGCGTATGGGCAATGTGGTACACACGGGAAGGGTGCTGATCGACGGTAAGGGGATCGGCGATGTGGGCCGCAGCGTGCTCAGGGAGAGACGGATTCTTTCAGAAGACGGTATCGCCGTTATCACCATGGTGATTGATCAGGAAACCGGAGTTGTGTTATATGGGCCGGAACTGGTTTCAAGGGGGTTTGTTTTCTGGACAGAGACAGGTCATGTCCTTGACGATGCGCAGTGTGTTATCCTGGAAATTGTTGAAGATGTGGGCCCTGAGGTGGCCAATAGGGTAGAGATCATCAAGGCAAGGCTACAGAAGGCCCTGCGCCAGTATTTCTATTTTACGATCCGGAGAAGGCCCATTATTCTTGCCCATATTTTTGAGGTCTAG
- a CDS encoding M48 family metallopeptidase: MNTSSLFFLFLLPYLIAAAFEHFLVWCNDSHQARKNDGIPKAFRGSLDKKSIRQMRRYGVDRNRFSTFHRISADTLLIAALFSGLIQGFDTLLLSLHPIMAGLFFFGGIGLTSFLISLPFDWAHNFIVEKKHGFSTKTLKVWLSDQAKNLLLSLILGGILLGGILAAFLFAGNLWWLAAYCLFMGFQLLMILVYPTWLAPLFNTFTPLPEGSLREGIRCLCSRTGLHLKDILVMDASKRTAHTNAYMTGLGKSRRIVLYDSLLTKHPENEILAILAHEIGHWKGRHLTRQLLYFSIISLLIFSIAGQLISWPLLYEAFGFQQPSAHTGLFLLTLIWTPAALILAPLSNALSRKAEYKADAFAKKITGSPEGLQNALRRMAKDNLANITPHPLYVFFHYSHPPLADRIEALDKQG, from the coding sequence ATGAATACCAGTTCGCTTTTTTTCCTTTTTCTACTGCCCTACCTCATTGCAGCTGCCTTTGAGCACTTCCTTGTCTGGTGCAATGACAGTCATCAGGCCAGAAAAAACGATGGGATCCCCAAAGCCTTCAGAGGATCCCTTGACAAAAAAAGTATAAGACAAATGCGCCGGTATGGTGTGGACCGGAATCGATTCAGCACCTTTCACCGGATCAGCGCAGACACCCTGCTCATCGCAGCCCTGTTCTCAGGCCTTATTCAGGGCTTTGATACCCTTCTGCTTTCCCTGCATCCCATTATGGCAGGTCTGTTTTTTTTCGGTGGTATCGGCCTTACCTCTTTTCTTATCAGCCTGCCATTTGACTGGGCCCATAACTTCATAGTGGAAAAAAAACATGGCTTCAGCACCAAAACCCTAAAGGTATGGCTGTCTGATCAAGCCAAAAACCTCCTCCTTTCCCTTATCCTCGGAGGTATTCTTCTAGGAGGCATCCTTGCCGCTTTTCTGTTTGCCGGCAATCTGTGGTGGCTGGCAGCCTACTGCCTCTTCATGGGATTCCAGCTTCTCATGATTCTGGTGTACCCAACGTGGCTCGCCCCGCTTTTCAACACCTTTACCCCCCTGCCCGAAGGTTCTCTGCGGGAAGGAATCCGTTGCCTATGCTCGCGTACCGGGCTCCACCTGAAAGACATTCTTGTAATGGATGCGTCCAAAAGAACAGCCCATACCAATGCATACATGACCGGCCTCGGAAAAAGCCGCCGTATAGTACTGTATGACTCCTTACTCACCAAGCACCCTGAAAATGAAATCCTTGCCATTCTTGCCCATGAAATCGGTCACTGGAAAGGTCGCCATCTTACCCGGCAGCTTCTCTATTTTTCGATTATCTCTCTTCTCATTTTTTCTATCGCAGGTCAGCTGATCTCATGGCCCCTGCTGTACGAAGCCTTTGGATTCCAGCAGCCCAGCGCCCACACAGGGCTGTTCCTCCTTACCCTCATCTGGACACCCGCTGCACTTATTCTGGCTCCTTTATCCAATGCCCTTTCAAGAAAGGCCGAATACAAAGCCGATGCCTTTGCCAAAAAAATAACCGGATCACCCGAAGGGCTGCAAAACGCCCTTCGACGCATGGCAAAGGATAACCTTGCCAATATCACACCCCACCCGCTGTATGTTTTTTTTCATTACAGCCACCCGCCCCTGGCAGATCGAATAGAGGCCCTTGACAAGCAGGGATGA
- a CDS encoding 2-isopropylmalate synthase has protein sequence MNNRVIIFDTTLRDGEQSPGASMNTQEKIRIARRLEELGVDVIEAGFPAASDGDFDAVRRIAASVERVQVAALCRASKGDIDRAWEAIKEAKHPRIHTFLATSELHMKYKLQMDRETVLRKAVEAVRYAKTLTDNVEFSAEDGSRSDRDFLCRVFAAVIEAGATTVNLPDTVGYAVPEEYAALVRYVMTRTPGMDKAVLSVHCHNDLGLATANTLAALAAGARQAEVTINGIGERAGNTALEEVVMAINTRKNVFGLETGIDTTKIYPVSRTVREITGMIVQPNKAIVGANAFAHESGIHQDGVLKNPMTYEIMQPETVGLAKNNLVLGKHSGRAAIRARLEAMGYTLEPDQINVIFTQFKDLADKKKSIQDEDLEALVTENVLRANDLFEVGDVQISCGNTFHPMAGVTIRREGVLLGPVFTSGNGPIDAVLNAIMQLTGMCPELLRFTVSAITGGTDAQGEVTVRIKEGDRVAMGRGADLDIVTASARAFVNGLNRLVAMKNNPDRSMESI, from the coding sequence ATGAATAACCGTGTAATTATTTTTGATACTACCCTGCGGGATGGCGAACAGTCACCCGGTGCCAGTATGAATACGCAGGAAAAAATCCGTATAGCAAGGCGCCTGGAGGAGCTGGGGGTTGATGTCATTGAGGCCGGTTTTCCTGCGGCCAGTGATGGGGATTTTGATGCGGTACGTCGTATTGCTGCCTCTGTTGAAAGGGTGCAGGTAGCCGCACTGTGCCGGGCATCAAAGGGTGATATAGACCGGGCATGGGAAGCCATCAAAGAAGCAAAACATCCAAGAATTCATACCTTCCTTGCTACATCTGAGCTCCATATGAAATATAAGCTGCAGATGGATCGGGAAACGGTTCTCCGGAAAGCTGTTGAAGCAGTTCGGTATGCAAAAACCCTGACGGACAATGTGGAGTTCTCTGCGGAGGACGGCTCCCGTTCGGACAGAGATTTTCTCTGCAGGGTCTTCGCAGCCGTGATTGAGGCGGGTGCCACAACGGTGAACCTGCCCGATACGGTGGGTTATGCTGTTCCGGAAGAATATGCTGCGCTGGTCCGTTATGTGATGACCCGGACACCGGGAATGGACAAAGCGGTACTTTCGGTTCACTGCCATAATGATCTGGGGCTTGCAACGGCCAATACTCTGGCTGCTCTGGCTGCTGGTGCAAGGCAGGCGGAGGTGACCATTAACGGTATCGGTGAGAGGGCAGGCAACACGGCCCTTGAGGAAGTGGTCATGGCTATCAACACCCGCAAAAATGTATTTGGTCTGGAGACGGGTATTGATACCACCAAAATTTATCCCGTGAGCCGTACGGTACGGGAGATCACGGGTATGATTGTTCAGCCCAACAAGGCCATAGTGGGAGCCAATGCCTTTGCCCATGAGTCCGGTATTCATCAGGACGGTGTGCTGAAAAACCCCATGACCTATGAGATCATGCAGCCGGAAACGGTCGGTCTTGCCAAGAATAATCTGGTGCTTGGCAAGCATTCGGGCAGGGCAGCCATAAGGGCCCGCCTTGAAGCCATGGGGTATACGCTGGAGCCTGATCAGATCAATGTTATCTTTACCCAGTTCAAAGATCTTGCGGATAAGAAAAAGAGTATACAGGATGAGGATCTGGAAGCGCTGGTTACGGAGAACGTGCTGCGGGCCAATGATCTCTTTGAAGTGGGGGATGTGCAGATCTCCTGCGGCAATACCTTTCATCCCATGGCGGGCGTTACCATCCGCAGGGAAGGTGTGCTTCTGGGGCCTGTTTTCACCAGTGGTAACGGTCCCATTGATGCTGTCCTTAATGCCATTATGCAGCTGACGGGTATGTGCCCGGAGCTTCTGCGCTTCACCGTTTCTGCCATTACGGGAGGAACGGATGCCCAGGGGGAAGTGACCGTACGTATTAAGGAAGGTGACCGTGTGGCCATGGGAAGAGGGGCGGATCTGGATATTGTCACAGCCAGTGCCAGGGCCTTTGTTAATGGTCTCAACCGTCTGGTTGCCATGAAGAATAATCCGGACCGGTCCATGGAGAGTATCTGA
- a CDS encoding DMT family transporter — MMKKNEVGAFLRSPSGAVVAGALFLVAAGFFLAVMGAMVKSATEDMPTAMVVFLRNAATCLFILPQLFWGPGARIGLRTGSFGLHLLRSLSGLVAMYAYFYALSVLPLGEAVLLSYTSPLLTPVVARIWLKEPLEGHHVVGGMLGFVGIVMILRPGFHEVHPAAVVALISAAFASIAMATVRKMGATEPPFRTVAWFTLLATLFSAPAALPVWQAMNVGLIVFIVCLGGVGFAAQICLTSGYGMAPSARIGPFTYSTVFFASILGTFVWGEILHPMTLAGGLLIVAGGIMAGRSV, encoded by the coding sequence ATGATGAAGAAAAATGAAGTAGGGGCTTTTTTGCGATCTCCATCCGGTGCGGTGGTTGCCGGAGCCCTTTTTCTTGTTGCGGCAGGTTTTTTTCTGGCGGTCATGGGAGCCATGGTGAAGTCTGCCACAGAAGATATGCCCACGGCCATGGTTGTGTTTTTACGGAATGCGGCCACCTGTCTTTTCATTCTGCCTCAGCTGTTCTGGGGTCCCGGGGCACGCATCGGTCTGCGTACCGGCTCTTTCGGCCTCCACCTTCTGCGTTCTCTCAGCGGTCTTGTGGCCATGTATGCCTATTTTTATGCCCTGAGCGTGCTTCCTCTGGGTGAAGCCGTGCTGCTTTCTTATACCAGTCCGCTGCTGACTCCGGTGGTGGCCCGTATCTGGCTGAAAGAGCCTTTGGAAGGGCATCATGTTGTGGGCGGTATGCTGGGGTTTGTTGGTATTGTGATGATCCTGCGACCGGGTTTTCATGAGGTGCATCCGGCTGCTGTGGTGGCACTGATTTCAGCTGCATTTGCCTCCATTGCCATGGCAACGGTTCGAAAGATGGGCGCAACAGAGCCCCCCTTCCGGACGGTTGCATGGTTTACCCTTCTTGCCACGCTGTTTTCAGCACCGGCGGCTCTGCCTGTATGGCAGGCAATGAATGTGGGTCTGATAGTTTTTATTGTCTGTCTGGGCGGGGTGGGCTTTGCGGCACAGATATGCCTCACCAGCGGCTATGGCATGGCTCCATCAGCACGGATTGGTCCCTTCACCTACTCTACGGTTTTTTTTGCCAGCATACTCGGGACATTCGTGTGGGGTGAAATACTGCATCCCATGACTCTGGCAGGGGGGCTGCTGATTGTTGCCGGTGGCATTATGGCTGGCAGAAGTGTTTGA